The genomic window AGGTCCTCATCTGTGGGGCACGGTTTGAGAGCAAGGCTCTGTTTCTGAATTAGTGTCATGTGTAGATAGTTTTAGGTCTTCTCCACCAGGAATCttctgtatttgtaattttgaaagaaaatattttcagataactctatgattttgataaattctcttcaattttaaaaaaaattttcttaattttttaaaaagattgtatttatttatttgagagagagatatatatagagagagaacagggaaggaacagaaagagaggaagataaTTTCCAGCAGATtctgcactaagcacagagcctgatgagggacttgatccctggacaccaagatcatgacccgagtcagaATAAAGCATCAGGAgctcaactgtctgagccacccagtcactccTCAAGTCTTTATACAAGGGCTCTTGGGTGACATCAAAAAATTTATGTTTGAAACAGACCTTGTGACAGGCACAATAAGGGCTTCTAAAAGATTTCTACATTGTAATCCAAAGAACTGTTGAAAATGTTTGTTTACTGAGCATGGGGAATTCAGCTAGTAGATGGAATAAGGTTGCTAACCACTGATCTTGATATAAAGAGATtagcctggattatccagatgggaCTAGTATCATCACAATTGCCCTCTAAATGTGGAAGAGGGATGACAAAAAATTGGAATCTGAGAGACATTTTCAGACTTTGTGCTGTGCACTTGAAGATGGAAAAGGGCCACGAGACAAGAAAGGCAGATAGCNTGAGACACTAAAGGCAGGTAGCCACTGAAAAGTGAAATAGGAAAGGGGGTGAATTCTTTCTGGAGTGTCTAGAAGGATCAGGGTCCTGCAGACCTCttaattttagcccagtgagacccatttcaggCTTGTGATCTTCTGAAAACTTAGGATAAATCATTGTTTTAAGTCTCTcatgtggtcatttgttacagcaggaaGTGAATACAGACATTTGTTCAGAAAAATATTGTTTGTAGGAGTTTGAGCCTTTCAACTCATTTAGTGAACTCTCGGGTAAAGGCATTTGGTATTGAAATCCCACCTTAACTGGAAGGAGAAAATCATTTTCAGTTTGGAGATATTCTGCCCCATTAACTGGACAGTGATTTCCCACtacataaatgtaaatgtggTTTTGACTCTGAGGCTCTTGAATATTACAGATAAAAAACAATTccttattaaaattaagttcacCCATTGTACTTTAAATGTTTCTGTCAAAATTCTACATTTTTCCTAGTTTATGTTGATTCAAATGTTTATTCTTTGGATTTGTATCCCATCcctttcttagattttctttcaACACAATAGATGAGATTTAAATAATTCTCCACTTGTCTATTtaatgtgtgtgaatgtgtttatTGAGAGAAAGATACAAATGTATGTGAACATATACATACTCACATTCCTAAACTTGAACGTTTCCTTTGGGCCCAACAAAATGTTTCTGCCTATTTATTTCGGATGGCTGAAATGAGACACACTTCATTAGCACACCTTCCAGGTCACCAAGAAAGGCTGGAAGGAGATGTCTCTTTGCACAAAAGTTGTGACCTGAATCACATGACTGGACAGGAATTCAATCTCTCTAATGAGTCATCTTTTGATCCTGAGGATATATATGGATGATATATAATGGATGATATTGATTTGTCTAATCATTGCCCACTTTATGgttataataaaatttagaaaagaggAGATATTTCAtttagaggagaggaaagagtcTTATTTCTATGCAGTAGAAAGAGGAAGATGATTTGATAAAGCACCATAAACATGCCAACCAATTCTTCATGCCAAGGGTGAAAATCCACTTCTTGTACATGGACACCAAACTCCATACTTCACTGAGTATGGATATTttatgacaggggcgcctgggtggcacagtcgttaagcNATATTttatgacaggggcgcctgggtggcgcagtcgttaagcgtctgccttaagctcagggcgtgatcccagagttctgggatcgagccccacatcaggctcctccgctatgagcctgcttctccctctcccactccccctgcttgtgttccctctctcactggctgtctctatctctgtcaaataaataaataaattattttatgacagcataaaatgaaatactttgcTTGTAATACAAagtataatttcaatttttcttcatcatGTTTAAGATCTTCTCTGGCTTGAAGGCCATATGTAGTTAATCCATTTATTCTAATATGTGTTTCTGTGTAGACTTCACTTGGAGACGTGTACTTGGTAATCATTTTCCCCATCATGCTGGTAGGCACGGTGGACACAGTTGGGTAGGAGAACATGACCCCCATAAGGAGAATGAAGCTCAGTGACTCCCTATAGGACAAACTGTAAGTTAGTCCACATTGTCAGGCTCAGCAGTGAAGGCAGTGATGGACAAAGTATTGATGTATCCAAGATAGAAAAACTGAGATATTATACtttcctttattataaaattatataattggcTATAGTTTCAAACTagtttttttcctatataaataATATGACTCATGACTATCCTTTtagtaaaataagagaaaattacttGGGCTCATATATCTCCtttgaatagaaaatattttttttaattatttatttatttattatttatttattatttatttatttatttatttatttatgacagagagggacagagagagcaagagagagaggagagagggagtgagagagaatgcaccagcggggggagtggcagagggagagggagaagccattTCCAACCAAGCCCAATATGgtgctcgatgtggggctcgatcccaggacaccaggatcatgacccaagctgaaggtagatgcttaactgactgagacacccaggcgccccaaatagaATGTATGGTACCCCATGACATAAATgggaattcaaaatattttcgATCAAGTCTggaaaaaactttgaaaaagtaGCATATGGACAAAGAGAAAACTCTCTATATATCACACAGAGCAGAAGCCTAATACAGTGAGTTACTTAAATGCGTGGAGAAGTTGaattcaaacaaatggaaattccaggaaataaatagaaggagCAGATTCTACCTCCAGAGTCTGATCAAATCATGGCAGTCTGGCTCTGAGGCTGGGAGCCTTGCAATCATGGGCACTTCTTCAGTCCCAGGACGATGGGCCCTTACATCACTGGAACCCCAACGATTCCCTTCAGAGCCCTCTTTATGtctttgttcctcaggctgtagatgaaggggttcagcatgggtgtgaccacagtgtacatcaccgaggccactgcacttgcgtgggagctctgggtaccagcagagctaaggtacacaCCAAGCATCgtgcaataaaataaggagacaacggagaggtgagatgcacaggtggaaaatgctttatacttccCCAGAGCTGATGATATTCTAAGTATGGAGGAAACAATCTTAGAATAAGAGTAAAGGATACCAGTGAAAGGACCCCCACCCAGCAGGACAGCTGCAAAATATATCACCAAGTTGTTAAGAAAGGTGTCAGAACAGGCAAGTTGGACCACATCACTGAGTTCACAAAAAAAGTGGGGGATATGCAAATGTGAACAGAAGGACAGCCGTAACATCATTAAACTTTGTAACAAGGAATTTAGGATACACATGACCCAGGACACCAGAACCAGCAGTCCACAAAGCCGGGGATTCATGATGACcatgtagtgcagggggtgacagatggccacgaagcggtcataggccatcacagtcAGGAGAAATACATCCAACACGGCAAagagtatgagaaaataaatctgcaTAACACAACCTGCATAGGTTATGtctttgctctgagtctggatgttccacagcatcttggggacggtggtggaggtgGAACAAATGTctgcaaaggacaggttggccaggaagaagtacatgggggtgtggaggtgggagtcagagctgacggccaggatgaggagcaggtttccaaacacagtgatcaggtacatggagaggaaaagcccaaatatcAGGGGCTGCAGTTCTGGGTCCTCTGacagtcccagaagaagaaactctgaaatttGTGTATCATTGCCTGGTTCCATGTGTTGGAGGTGACTTCAAGGACAGAAGCAAATAGCATGACTAATTTTCACACAATCTTGTATTActctcatatttaaaatgttacttttttttgttttacattataGAAATTCACTTTAATATGTTGTACACGGATATGCTTTCCTTCAGGAGACTCCCTATGCCACCATAGTTATGGAAATTTTGTTCCAATCACTTTTTTCCCAAAAAGCCATGTATTctacagttttaatttaaaaattattttaggtttcagaaatataaattgaGTACTGTCTTAATTTAAGGCATTGTCTAGTCAATGAGTATGGGGTGGTAAAGAACAAAAGTCCCTATCATTGGAGAAAGAAtacattaacaaataaaattaaatagcatTTCAGGTGGTGGCAGgtggaatgaagaaaaagaaagtgggaaaAGTAGAGAGTGAATAGCTGTTTTCATGGGTATGTAAGCCATTCTGCAAACAAGGTGACAAAGGGACACAGACCTCAAGTAAGACAGAGGGGTAGATGAAGGAATATGGGGAAAGCGTGTGCCTGGCAGAGGGAatggccagtgcaaaggccccaaGGAAGGTACTTGTTTCCAATGTTCAAGTCAAAGAAGCAAAGTCAGTGCTGCAACGggaatgagcaggagggagactgAGGAGAGACGCTGTCAGGCATGCTGAGGAGGGAAGTGGCCTCTCTGCTAGCTCTGAACCCTCAAGGCACAGGGACTTCCTTGTCCAcactgcctctcccactgcaTTTATCATGTTGCAAAGACATCCCATGAATTGAACCAGATCCCCTTCTTAGTGGTCTCTCTTGATCGAGTTCTGGCC from Ailuropoda melanoleuca isolate Jingjing unplaced genomic scaffold, ASM200744v2 unplaced-scaffold8053, whole genome shotgun sequence includes these protein-coding regions:
- the LOC117800800 gene encoding olfactory receptor 7A5-like, translated to MEPGNDTQISEFLLLGLSEDPELQPLIFGLFLSMYLITVFGNLLLILAVSSDSHLHTPMYFFLANLSFADICSTSTTVPKMLWNIQTQSKDITYAGCVMQIYFLILFAVLDVFLLTVMAYDRFVAICHPLHYMVIMNPRLCGLLVLVSWVMCILNSLLQSLMMLRLSFCSHLHIPHFFCELSDVVQLACSDTFLNNLVIYFAAVLLGGGPFTGILYSYSKIVSSILRISSALGKYKAFSTCASHLSVVSLFYCTMLGVYLSSAGTQSSHASAVASVMYTVVTPMLNPFIYSLRNKDIKRALKGIVGVPVM